In Sander vitreus isolate 19-12246 chromosome 4, sanVit1, whole genome shotgun sequence, the genomic stretch GAGATTGAAATTTAGTTTTCTGTATACTTTTTAAATATGTGGAAATCCCTAGTACATTCCTTCATTAAGTTAGCAATTAGAGCCCTGAAGTGAAAATGCATTGAAGGCAGAAAAATCCTCGTATTttaaaaactggaaacgatcaaaacagttctgtcaatcaacttagtgtttaatcggctaataatttcagctttaggctacttgtaggcctatattgtTAGGTAGTTAATTTAtgataaaacatcgtattttataaactacatgtgttttgtgtgtaactaaagctgtcagattaatgtagtaaagagtagcttacaatatttctctctaaatGTACTAGGCTAGAGTATAAATAGAAAGAAGCATGAAAAGATAgactcaagtacctcaaatttgtagctacttaagtacagtacttgagtaaatgtacttgattaCATTCCATCACTGTACAATCCATGGTAGGAATTGAAATTTGGTTTCTTTTCTAATAACTTGTACAAATCCCAGTGTATTAGTCCATCGATATCATCAGTAATGCTTTTAAATCCATAGCCTGAAAATACAGTGGCGTTTGCATAATCAATGTTACAAACACAGCctacacaaaataataataaaaaccacAAATCTAACTCTagtctttatttaaaacaaGGATCTTGCGACGGCATGTGCCGATTGCTTATACTCTCCCAACCCTTTCTGTTACAGTTAACATAAACTGGCTTCAATTAAAttacagttgtgtttttgtttgtttttttgcaatgcATTACTTCAAAACAACAGCAAAGTTAACTGCAGCTGGACGAACTCACCTTCACTGGCAAACTGAGGAAGCAAAAAACGGAAGCCGCATTTTTTGTGTTGCCTCAAAAGAAATCGGAAAAATTCTAAATTAACATTGCTTTTGAGTAACGGGGTGAATTTACAACGGCATGCGTAGCTGGTAAGTATCTTATAACTTCCGCTGTCGGCCGGTAAAGTGAAGAtaagtgaagtgaagtgaagttGCCCCCTGCGATGTTGTCAGTAGCAACTCTCCTGCTCCGACAGCCAAATCACTTTCAGGATGTTCCATTCATGTCGGGGAAAAGGGGTGGGAATGGCGTAACAAAAACCGGACATCGTAATAACTCCGTCAGTGTGTCTAATGTGTTACAGCGACGTGTTTCTTCAACGCAAATCTAAACACAACCTTAGGTATTTGAGTGAACCTACGccttaattttatttttttatttttttcatgctACAGCGCTAAATGAATCAGTCCAAGAAGTTTGCCACCACCGCCGTGAAACAGATACACTGTAACGAGCAATGTCAAGACAGAAGGTCACAGCGGGCGAGGATGCCACATCCCTAAAAATAAGATCATGCCCACAAATGACCACTGTGTTCCCGTGACCTTTCAGCTACATTACAATCAGATATAGCGTATGAATAATCTGGCATTTAGAAATTATGTAAAAACTTTATTCTAgaaaatagaaatgtaaaaatatatgtattttggtCCTTTTAAACACTTGAAAACTTGCTTTAATCCATCCACTTCAAACCAGTAAGAAGAGCTTTCATTATGAAATAACCAATATTTTTCTAACTTTTGCAGCGTATGTTCCCATAGGATCCCATTGCTTATAAGAAGATGATTACAAATGTGTGTTAAGCCATTTGAACCTGGTCCTAAAACTCCTGATGCACAATTCAATGACAGTGTTTAGTTTAAGGGATCAGAAGCAGGACAAGTTAATTTACTCAATTTTGTGAGGCTTTTACTTCACTCTTCCTTTATTTGAGTGAATAGCTGTATTCActgtgatttactttttgtCCATTTTGCAAGGAAAACATAAAGCTTGTAAATTATGATGCAGTGTTATAATGTATGAAATTGTTGCAGTAGACTAGCACCACCCGGTCTGGAGGAAGTATTCCGATCTCTTAAGGAATACCACACAAATACTCCATCACAAGTATAAGTCATGCATTAaatattttactcaagtaaaagcaCAGAAGTATCAAAACTAAAAGTAAGCTTAGTTATGCAGGAGAACCTATTAAACAGCGCTTAAATGTTCTAGCTGGGCAAGgtaaattataatataatatataaaataaactactttttatACTGTTGGGTTATTATAACAATGTATCATATTTCATGAGCTGTTAATGGGTTTAATCTGGAAAATCAAAATCTGCAAATAATTATAGTTTTtagataaatgtaatggagtggaaAGTACATGTGCCATTGAAACATAGTAAGGCTTAAGTATAAAATAGCATAAAAGGAAGGCAAATTAGCACTTGTGTAAATGTTCTTGAACGAAGATAGTCTACAAATACTGTGTACACATATCATTATCATCTCACACCATCAGTCACTTGATGGTGTGAGATGATTCTTCATAATGATTTTTGACTATTCAAAAGTAAAATTCTAAatacatgttgtttttttactttacatgaAGTAACCTActttaacattttcatattgCTACTGAGTGAAGTgattttactgtaatgttttttcCACTAATGCTCTAAGCACACTTTAGACAGTGGGCACAAGGCATCTGGCATGCAGATGTCACTGCTGACTGAGGCATGTGATGACAGCCACTGGCAATGGCTCAGTGAAGTAACCAAGTACCAAATACCGCCATGTTGCCAAGTGCAGCAGATAGGACGGTGCAGAGCCGGGGTTAGACAAGGTATGATGGCCATGGGAGAAGAGGGTATAGGCCACGCACTGACACATAATTAACCAAATTAACCACGTTTTCATACTCTGTGTAAATCGGAGAAGGAAATCGGCGTGGGAACAGCTGTCAAAAGCATTTGAAGAACGGTGTTCCTCTGAAAGTTAGACTTGTTCTTTTCAGATACACACGAGCCGAAGGATCCCTGAGCACGATTGTAGGGTGAGGTGACGGCCTGGAAGTCAGATGTTTTCCTGTGTCAGTGACTGTTCCGCTGTTTGTTTTCTGAGCTTTGCTGAATCACCTCACCATGTCAtcagtttctctgtgtgtttaagGAAAATGTAGAGCATGAAAGGCCCATGTGAATGAAGAGGGGAGGGAAAGGAACAAAGGCATGGCTCGGTTTCCCTCTAGTCTCAGCCTGCCTTCGACCTCTGCCTCCTGAACGTTACATCAGCAGAAGTCAAGGGACCGTCAGGAAGCGAAAACAATGGCAGGGAAACTGGAAACACGCCCTGCCACCTTTACTTTGCGTCCCAAACACTTAATGCATTGCGAAACATTTGGGTAATCGTGTGAATTGGTAAACTGGAATGGAAAGATTTCATTGGAACAATTGGGTTTACACTTAATGAAAGGTTTGTACCTCATTTGCCCTGATCCTACTGACCAAAACAAGATCCAAAACACCTCATTTGtatgtgaataaataaaacatatggcAGAAAAGTACCAAAATGTCCTATGAGGCCCTAAAATGCATACTGGTATACACATTCCACTACTGCTGTTTACCCCCTAAACCTACTTTCACGTTGCTTTGTGGTATTAATTGGATACACAGGATGTTGCCATCAAGTTTTCTAGagcattatttcttttcttttagttACTTTTTCAGTCACATGCACTGTGTATGATCACACTATACCTCTGTAACATAATCCAACTGTGAATTAAGATAAAACAGGCTACAGCAAGCACTTCTTTTACTTTATACAGCTACAGTGATCCCTGAGAAAACAATATATCTCTTTTATTGTTTATAATTCAAAGCATGTTTTAGTTCTTTTTCAAAGCTGCTGATAATTTATGACCATCTCGCTCAACCACAGCCACATGGACAACTTATCCCTTTTATGAAACACACTGCATACATCACATAACACATTGTATGGACCAACAGAGAATGTCGTATTCATGAAgttcatacatttttatggCTTTACTAAAAAGGGGCTCATCCATATAATACAGGCCTGACTTTTAGCAAAATATCAAAGACCAGTGGAGAGGAAACACATCAAAGTGATTGACCTCTGGCCCAAAAACACACCCAACCACATTCCACACAATTACAGACACCAGGGAACGCATGCAAAGGAAGCCCTACCCATTTATTGTGGGGATTTGTAAACTATGcacactaaaatatgtttacattGCCATTAAAGTTTGATGCTGTGCCAGCTGGCATCAGCAGCCTCAACTGGTCACGATTTGAGTCTTTGAGTGATCCATCAAACAACATTTAATTACATCTTCAGCCTTTTTGGAAAGTCTAAGTGCACAGGATTGTCATTAGAGGTAAGAGAGTAAACATATATGacacaacaaacacaatcacacatgAACTAATCTAAATTAGTACAGGTATAGATTTCTGCTTCCGTCTAGAGGTGACATACCTTCATGTTATGAAGTGTAAATTAATTACATAAGTatggaataataaataaaaatctggtTTTATTTGCACTCAGAAGACATACAGCTCAGCAAGGCCAACCGAAATTCAAGAAGGCAATAAGGAAacgttaaaaataaattatgacCGGCGATATCAGGGTTTTAAACAGCTGTCATGGAAGAATTGctgactacatttttttttaaaagtgaccACTTGATTATATGCAATCTCAACTCGTCCATTCACTTCCAGCAAACTAAAAGTACTGCACAGAGTACACAATAAGTGTTCATTCTAAAACTGCAGTTCTTTCTGGATAGCTGGTGATTTTGGTAAATAGGTTTATTCTTGTCCATGACAACTAAGCAAACTCCCTCTGctgaaaaatacagtaaaaagtGGTTGAAAGCTCTTTATTCACTTTCTCGCCAAGAATTAGAGGAAAGATCTTCTCATCTAGCTCTTCGGctaaaaagcaaataagcttGTTTCCCAAGATGttgaaatattcctttaaataaGAACCTTTTCATCACTTTACATCCAAAGAAAGGCATGTATGGAAGAAGAAGTCAAATGTTGTTGTGTGATTGGACATAACTCAATGGTAATCGGAGGACATAACCAACATAATAGGAAAAAAATCTTGATTCAATTTATTCAGCTCAGTAAACCATTTATTCAAGTATTTCCAACTAATAAATctgatatttacagtacattatgTTCACTAGTGCAGGTCTGAGCTCCGGAAACAGACAGACTCAGACGTGACAATACAGAACATGACCATATATACAATAATTTCACAATCCTTCATTATTCTACCCTATAACTACATCTtcagtccctctctctcttacacacatcCACTCAATCAAACCTAAGTGCACACACGTACATATACAAAGACACATACAGTTTCACTCTACATTTCACAGAAGGCATAAACCTTTAAAGCCTTTTTACATCAAATATGTTTttccctgcaaaaaaaaaatcacagagaAATACAACTTCATTTGATGTATTCTCTACGACCGTTACATATCAGCTGGGTAGTGGACACACAACCTGTACAAACACTACTTTTGTGAATATCAAAATACAGATTTTTGTGAACAGGGCACCCTCTGCTCATAGTTGAATTCAAATgtataacattttattcaatatatCAGTTTAATGTGACAGTTTGAATTTTCCTTTTTCGCTCCAAACCACAGCTCCAGTCTTGGCTTCGGAAAAGAGTACCTGTGGCTGCACTTCACAGTAGATCAGTCCTGTGCAACTTTTCACACCTCACAGAGGACGACGGGGAAATCTACATGTATACAAGGGTGGTCAAGCTTAACAactccctaaaaaaaaaaaaacataaaaattcaAAGTGACAAATCGATCAAAACATCGTTCAACCAGATCACCATTGCCTAAATGTGGCCCTAGCTCACCTGTGGAATAAGATTTTTTTGGATCCTCTTCAATTTGGacttttttctgccattttttgtCACAACCGTCTCTTCATAGAATTCATGGGCAAGGTCGCCGTCCTCGTCATAGTACAAAGAACTGCCAACACAGCAAGTAAACATCAgtctaaaactagactaaagaGGAGATTTGCATCAGGTCAGAGTTAAGTGAATGTTATATGGCCAGTTTACCCAAATGACAACACTATCATATATCGTTTCACTTACCCCCAGTGACATCCAGCCAAGTTTAAAGCTAGAGTGCTTTGGTTATACTCCCAAATGGACATGTACACGGACAGCTGCGTACACTACAGACGCATAGAAGTTCGGATTATACTATTTTTAGAGTCCGCTTGGAGGACGTTttccacacatgcgcagtagatCGCTCCGCTGTAGTGTAGTCGTGGCCGTGCAAACAAATGGTGGTGAACAAATTGGCGGTACTCGGGACGTCCACACAGAGCTTACGCGTACACCTTCTGATGACATGTATGTCACATGGACCCTAGCGGACCCTCGCAGACAATACAAGTTTGGCTTAACACATTGCACTTT encodes the following:
- the tusc2a gene encoding tumor suppressor 2, mitochondrial calcium regulator a: MGGSGSKAKSVWPFSGSGAAGGESASDGNDQSVARLKGSRNATPFVFTRRSSLYYDEDGDLAHEFYEETVVTKNGRKKSKLKRIQKNLIPQGVVKLDHPCIHVDFPVVLCEV